The Elusimicrobiota bacterium DNA segment CGAGTGCATCCGCATCGAGTACAGCACGCGGAGTCTCTTCATCGACGACCCGTCCCTCTTCGCAGGGCAGCGGCAGACCCGCTATCTCGGCTACAGCGTCGAGCAGTCTACGGGCCGGCTGGTCCTGGACACGGGCCGCATCCGGCTGACCTACGCCCCGGACGGGTGGCCCTTGAGCGTGGCCAACCTCAAGGCCGAGATCCGGGTGGGCACGCAGACCGTGACCTGGACGCCGGAGTGCAACGACGAGAGCCGCCTGGACGCCGCGCGCAGCCGCGACTGGGCCCAGGGACGTTCGCTGCGGGCTCCTGAGCTCTCCCCGCGCGCGGGCTGGAGCCTGGCGGACGACTCCGAGGGCAGGATCATCCTCAAGGACCGGAGGGCGGCGGCCCGCCCGGCCGGCCACGGCACGGACTGGTTCCTCTTCGGCTACGGCCTCGACGCCAAGGCCGGCCTCAGGGCTGTGGCCGCGGTGTGCGGGGCCCCGCCTTTGGCGCGCCGGCAGGCTCTGGACCGCGACGCTGCGGGCGCGGGCTTGCCCCCGCGGCTGCGTTCGCAACTGCAGCCGTACACCGATTCCGCCGCCTGGCAGACCCACGCCTACTCCCTGCCCATCTGGCGGCCCCTGCACCTCGAGTTCCCCCGGCAGGAGGAGGCTTACCGCCACCCCGAAGAGCGCCTCTACGGCGACTCGCTGCTGGCGGCCGCCGGCCCCGTCGCGCAGGACGTGTGGCTGCCTGAGGGAGACTGGTACGAGTTGCCCACCGGCCGGCGCGCCTTGCGCCTCTACGCCAAGGGCGGGGTCCCGCTGACCCTGCGGCCCGCCTCCGGCCCGCAGCGGGCCGTGGTGCTGCGCTGCTATCCCGGCCGCAGCGGCGAGACCGGGCGGGCCACTCTCTACGAGGACGGCGGCTCAGGCGGCGACGGAGCCTTGACCGAGGTCTCCTATCTCAGGCAGGGCGCGCGGGTGCGCATCAAGGCGGAGCCGACCCAAGGCGGCTTCAAGGGCCAGCGGCCCGAACGAGCCTACTCCATCGAGCTGCCCGGGGCGCAGGCGATCCAGGCCGCCCTGGACGGGAAGGCCGTGCCTGCGGCCTATTCGGCCCAGGAGAAGCTCAGCCGCGTCTCCATCCCGGCGCGCGGCATCCGCCAGGGCTTCACATTGTACGTCTGGCTGCGGTAGCCTCGGGCCCCTCAGCGCGCCGCCAGCCAGACCCCCGCGGCCAAGGCTTGAGCCAGGCTCATGCCGTAGAGCGGGATGAGGGCGATCCAGGCGCGGTCGCCGCTGAGCATCCAGCGCCGGACCGGCGGGAGCATGGGGATCCTCCAGAGCCAGGCGTCGCGGCGGTGGATGGCCGGGGCCAGCCACAGGGCGAGCAAGGCGAAACTCAGGCCGATGACCGCCTTGTCGACGACCAGGGCCCAGCCGATGCCCAGGCGGAGCATGGTCCAGCGCACGAAGGGGTTGCCTTCCAGGGACAGGTTCTGGCCTATGCCGTCGCGCGTCAGGACGCCGTCGTACGCCGCGAAGACGGCGTAGAGGGGCAGGCCCCCTAGGGCGATCCAGCGCAGACGCTTCTCGGACTCCGGCATCCCGGCTTCTCCCTAAGGCTTGCGCAGCGTCGGCGGGCGGCGCGGCTCGAAATGCTTGGCGTTGAC contains these protein-coding regions:
- a CDS encoding DUF5110 domain-containing protein, with the protein product MQRTLAAVLLGCALGRPATAQDPAPGVFIMGQARFTVLAPECIRIEYSTRSLFIDDPSLFAGQRQTRYLGYSVEQSTGRLVLDTGRIRLTYAPDGWPLSVANLKAEIRVGTQTVTWTPECNDESRLDAARSRDWAQGRSLRAPELSPRAGWSLADDSEGRIILKDRRAAARPAGHGTDWFLFGYGLDAKAGLRAVAAVCGAPPLARRQALDRDAAGAGLPPRLRSQLQPYTDSAAWQTHAYSLPIWRPLHLEFPRQEEAYRHPEERLYGDSLLAAAGPVAQDVWLPEGDWYELPTGRRALRLYAKGGVPLTLRPASGPQRAVVLRCYPGRSGETGRATLYEDGGSGGDGALTEVSYLRQGARVRIKAEPTQGGFKGQRPERAYSIELPGAQAIQAALDGKAVPAAYSAQEKLSRVSIPARGIRQGFTLYVWLR